The Enterococcus rotai genome includes a window with the following:
- a CDS encoding LPXTG cell wall anchor domain-containing protein: MNIKKNLCFTLVFSLASLLVMLPVTTQAKEQNTEHFSGKGSIRFYEESTTSSSTEPSTSSSVPVRDSSATQPTGSKPEGRYPSTGELVQKSLTLSGVILILLLIIVLLFRRRKEKLNKKQ, translated from the coding sequence ATGAATATAAAAAAAAATCTATGTTTTACGCTAGTCTTTTCGCTTGCTTCTTTATTAGTGATGCTTCCAGTGACAACACAAGCAAAAGAGCAAAATACTGAACATTTTTCGGGTAAAGGAAGCATTCGTTTTTATGAAGAAAGTACAACGTCTTCGAGCACAGAACCCTCTACCAGTTCAAGTGTACCAGTAAGAGATAGTTCAGCAACTCAACCCACTGGCTCCAAACCTGAAGGAAGATACCCTTCCACAGGAGAACTAGTTCAAAAAAGCTTAACGCTAAGTGGCGTTATATTAATTTTACTTCTTATCATAGTATTACTTTTTAGAAGACGAAAAGAAAAGCTAAATAAAAAACAATAA